One region of Rutidosis leptorrhynchoides isolate AG116_Rl617_1_P2 unplaced genomic scaffold, CSIRO_AGI_Rlap_v1 contig66, whole genome shotgun sequence genomic DNA includes:
- the LOC139884986 gene encoding MLP-like protein 34, whose translation MGLRRLEVEEEFQAPPEKFYNMWKKTPHEMPNITPTNLQDAKHNAGDWNTFGHGSIKEKLDSSSTGLSLMMKTLKVTHNGIDGDMYERFKSYTCIFQFTPKGTGTFAKLTVEYEKLKDEDLISHLNMVLEFHKDAEKHFAKA comes from the exons ATGGGTTTACGTAGGCTCGAGGTAGAGGAAGAATTCCAAGCTCCTCCAGAGAAATTCTATAACATGTGGAAGAAAACTCCTCACGAGATGCCAAACATCACCCCTACAAATCTACAAGATGCTAAGCATAATGCTGGTGATTGGAACACTTTCGGTCACGGCTCTATT AAGGAAAAGCTGGATTCTTCGTCGACAGGATTGAGTTTGATGATGAAAACATTGAAAGTGACCCACAACGGAATAGATGGAGACATGTATGAACGCTTCAAGAGCTATACTTGCATTTTTCAATTCACCCCAAAGGGAACTGGAACGTTTGCAAAGCTAACAGTCGAATATGAGAAACTGAAAGATGAAGATCTTATTAGTCACCTTAATATGGTTCTTGAATTCCACAAAGACGCCGAGAAACATTTCGCCAAAGCATAA